In Marinimicrobium koreense, a single genomic region encodes these proteins:
- a CDS encoding c-type cytochrome produces the protein MKYSVKHLLLALGALVLVPGASAAGDPEAGSEKVAVCAACHGQDGNSPAPSFPKLADLGQPYLYKQLQDIQAWDNATGEAKATTGREVVQMTGMLKGMSDQDLQDIAAYYASQSMQLSGAQEMQVQVNSGAEVDALALGEQIYRAGNPETGVPACMGCHAPNGQGNEPGAFPRLGGQYPQYIEAQLRAFRAGDRMNDGESMMMRLSAKNLSDAEIKAVANYIGGLN, from the coding sequence ATGAAATATTCAGTGAAGCATTTGCTCCTCGCGCTGGGCGCACTGGTTTTGGTTCCGGGCGCAAGCGCCGCCGGTGACCCGGAAGCGGGCTCCGAAAAAGTGGCTGTATGCGCCGCCTGCCACGGTCAGGATGGTAACAGCCCGGCGCCGAGCTTCCCGAAGCTGGCCGATTTGGGGCAGCCCTATCTGTACAAGCAGCTTCAGGACATCCAGGCCTGGGATAATGCCACCGGAGAGGCCAAGGCCACGACTGGCCGTGAGGTGGTGCAGATGACCGGCATGCTCAAGGGCATGAGCGATCAGGATCTGCAGGATATTGCCGCTTACTATGCCAGCCAGAGCATGCAGTTGAGCGGTGCCCAGGAGATGCAGGTGCAGGTGAACTCGGGCGCTGAAGTTGATGCGCTGGCCCTGGGTGAGCAGATTTACCGCGCCGGCAATCCGGAGACCGGTGTGCCGGCCTGCATGGGCTGCCACGCACCGAATGGTCAGGGTAATGAGCCCGGTGCCTTCCCGCGCCTGGGTGGCCAGTACCCTCAGTACATTGAGGCCCAGCTGCGCGCCTTCCGCGCCGGCGACCGTATGAATGATGGTGAGTCGATGATGATGCGTCTGAGCGCCAAAAACCTCAGTGACGCCGAAATCAAGGCGGTGGCGAACTACATCGGCGGCCTGAACTGA
- the polA gene encoding DNA polymerase I — protein MTQKAPLVLVDGSSYLYRAYHALPPLNNAKGQPTGAVKGVISMLRRLLKDFPESPVAVVFDAKGKTFRDELFAEYKSQRPPMPDDMRPQVQPIKDIVEAMGLPLLVIEGVEADDVIGTLAHQASEQQRDMIVSTGDKDMAQLVNRHISLVNTMTGSHLDEDGVREKYGFEPPLMIDYLALMGDKSDNIPGVPGVGEKTARALIEGLGGLDAIYDNLEAVRELGFRGAKKMPEKLEENRDQAYLSRQLATIKTDVELDLRPEDIARGEPDNNRLREIFTELEFRTWVAELEPAAEEGEAPAASEPEVAVDYDVVTEQASLDAWLKALKSAELFAFDTETTSLHAMEAKVVGLSFAVEPGKAAYVPLAHDYMGAPDQLDRDSVLAALKPLLEDPKKAKVGQNLKYDRNVLRNHGIELRGIAFDTMLESYVLNSTSGRHDMDSLALRYLDYRCTSFEDIAGKGAKQLTFNQIKIDDAAPYAAEDADVTLRLHRRLWPELEKNDSLKRVFTDLEMPLVPVLANIERNGALVDAKVLGEHSRQLGERLAQLEKEAHEIAGRPFNLGSTKQLGEILFDEQKLPVLKKTPKGKPSTAEEVLQELALDYPLPKLLMEYRGLSKLKSTYTDKLPLMINKATGRIHTSYHQAVTATGRLSSSDPNLQNIPIRTEEGRRIRQAFIAPKGYKVLAADYSQIELRIMAHLSEDKGLLNAFEQELDVHKATAAEVFGTELDKVTPEMRRRAKAINFGLIYGMSAFGLAKQLHIGRQEAQEYIDRYFDRYPGVLRYMDNTRAQAREQGYVETLLGRRLYLPEINARNGNLRQGAERTAINAPMQGTAADIIKAAMIDVDRWLLKEKLDARIMMQVHDELVLEVAEGQLDAVREGIVERMSKAADLKVPLLVEAGVGDNWDQAH, from the coding sequence ATGACCCAGAAAGCCCCCCTGGTGTTGGTGGACGGCTCCTCCTACCTCTATCGCGCCTACCACGCCCTGCCGCCCCTGAATAACGCCAAAGGCCAGCCCACCGGGGCGGTGAAAGGTGTCATCAGTATGCTGCGCCGGCTGCTCAAGGACTTTCCGGAGAGCCCCGTTGCGGTGGTGTTCGACGCCAAGGGCAAGACCTTCCGCGATGAGCTGTTCGCCGAATACAAATCCCAACGCCCGCCCATGCCCGATGACATGCGCCCCCAGGTCCAGCCGATCAAGGACATTGTGGAGGCCATGGGCTTACCTCTACTGGTGATTGAGGGCGTGGAGGCCGACGATGTGATCGGTACCCTGGCCCACCAGGCCAGCGAGCAGCAGCGGGATATGATTGTTTCCACCGGTGACAAGGACATGGCGCAGCTGGTCAACCGCCACATTTCCCTGGTCAACACCATGACCGGCAGTCACCTCGATGAAGATGGGGTGAGGGAGAAGTACGGTTTTGAGCCGCCCCTGATGATCGACTACCTGGCCCTGATGGGGGACAAGTCCGACAATATTCCCGGCGTGCCGGGGGTCGGAGAAAAGACCGCCCGCGCGCTGATTGAGGGCCTGGGCGGCCTGGATGCAATCTACGACAACCTGGAGGCGGTGCGGGAACTGGGTTTTCGCGGGGCCAAAAAGATGCCGGAAAAGCTCGAGGAGAACCGGGATCAGGCCTACCTGTCCCGACAGTTGGCCACCATCAAAACCGATGTCGAGCTGGACCTGAGGCCGGAAGATATCGCCCGCGGAGAGCCGGATAACAATCGCCTGCGCGAGATCTTCACCGAACTGGAGTTTCGCACCTGGGTGGCGGAGCTGGAGCCGGCCGCCGAGGAGGGGGAGGCGCCGGCGGCCAGCGAGCCCGAGGTGGCGGTGGATTACGACGTGGTGACCGAGCAGGCGTCGCTCGATGCCTGGCTGAAGGCGCTCAAGAGTGCCGAGCTGTTTGCGTTTGATACCGAGACCACCAGCCTGCACGCCATGGAAGCCAAAGTGGTCGGACTGTCATTTGCCGTGGAACCCGGCAAGGCAGCCTATGTGCCCCTGGCGCACGATTACATGGGCGCGCCCGATCAGCTCGATCGGGACTCGGTGTTGGCGGCACTCAAGCCCCTGCTGGAGGATCCGAAAAAAGCCAAGGTGGGCCAGAACCTCAAGTACGACCGCAATGTGCTGCGCAATCACGGCATCGAGCTGCGCGGTATTGCCTTCGATACCATGCTGGAATCCTATGTGCTCAATTCCACCAGCGGCCGTCACGACATGGACAGCCTGGCGCTGCGCTACCTGGATTATCGCTGCACATCATTTGAAGACATTGCCGGCAAGGGCGCCAAACAGCTCACCTTCAACCAGATCAAAATTGACGACGCGGCCCCCTACGCCGCCGAAGACGCCGATGTGACCCTGCGCCTGCATCGCCGCCTCTGGCCCGAGCTAGAGAAAAACGATTCCCTGAAGCGAGTGTTCACTGACCTGGAAATGCCCCTGGTTCCGGTGCTGGCCAATATCGAGCGCAACGGCGCGTTGGTGGATGCCAAGGTTCTGGGGGAACACAGCCGGCAGTTGGGTGAGCGTCTGGCGCAGTTGGAAAAAGAAGCCCACGAGATCGCCGGTCGGCCCTTCAACCTGGGCTCCACCAAGCAACTGGGGGAAATCCTGTTCGACGAGCAGAAGCTGCCGGTGCTCAAGAAAACCCCCAAGGGTAAACCCTCCACCGCCGAAGAGGTGCTGCAGGAGTTGGCCCTGGACTACCCGCTACCCAAACTGTTGATGGAATACCGGGGCCTGAGCAAGCTCAAGAGTACCTACACCGACAAGCTTCCACTGATGATCAACAAGGCCACGGGGCGGATACACACCTCCTATCACCAGGCGGTGACCGCCACCGGTCGGCTGTCCTCCTCGGACCCGAACCTGCAGAACATTCCCATTCGCACCGAGGAAGGCCGGCGCATCCGCCAGGCGTTCATCGCCCCCAAGGGCTACAAGGTTCTGGCGGCGGACTACTCCCAGATCGAGCTGCGCATCATGGCGCACCTGTCGGAGGATAAAGGACTGCTGAACGCCTTTGAGCAGGAGCTGGACGTTCACAAGGCCACCGCCGCCGAGGTGTTCGGTACCGAGCTGGATAAGGTCACCCCGGAAATGCGCCGGCGCGCCAAGGCGATCAACTTTGGCCTGATCTATGGCATGTCCGCCTTCGGTCTGGCCAAGCAGCTGCACATTGGTCGCCAGGAAGCCCAGGAGTACATCGATCGTTACTTCGATCGCTACCCCGGGGTGCTGCGCTATATGGACAATACCCGCGCCCAGGCCCGGGAGCAGGGCTACGTCGAAACCCTACTGGGGCGGCGCCTGTACCTGCCCGAGATCAACGCCCGCAACGGCAACCTGCGCCAGGGTGCCGAGCGTACCGCCATCAATGCGCCCATGCAGGGCACTGCGGCGGATATTATCAAGGCGGCCATGATCGATGTGGACCGCTGGCTGCTGAAGGAGAAGCTGGACGCCCGGATCATGATGCAGGTGCACGATGAACTGGTGCTGGAAGTGGCCGAAGGCCAGCTGGACGCGGTGCGCGAGGGTATTGTCGAGCGGATGTCGAAGGCCGCTGACCTGAAAGTGCCGCTGCTGGTAGAGGCCGGAGTGGGGGATAATTGGGATCAGGCCCACTGA
- a CDS encoding Fur family transcriptional regulator, which produces MTDTPIAFRHHNHGHCVRSALASARSLCAERGARLTPLREQVLELVWQSHKPLGAYQLMDQLAEASTRRVAPPTVYRALDFLLEQGLIHRINGLNAYVGCPSPEHRHPSHFLLCRACGVAVEMESNAITDAIQANADNAGFQLEGHSLEVTGLCPDCREHAHE; this is translated from the coding sequence ATGACCGACACCCCCATCGCCTTTCGACATCACAACCACGGCCACTGCGTGCGCAGTGCCCTGGCGTCCGCACGCAGCCTGTGCGCCGAGCGCGGAGCGCGCCTGACGCCGCTGCGCGAGCAGGTGCTCGAGCTGGTCTGGCAAAGTCACAAACCCCTGGGCGCCTATCAGTTGATGGATCAGCTGGCGGAGGCCTCCACCCGTCGAGTGGCTCCCCCCACCGTGTACCGGGCGCTCGATTTCCTGTTGGAGCAGGGGCTGATCCACCGGATCAACGGCCTGAACGCCTATGTCGGCTGCCCCAGCCCGGAACACCGCCACCCCAGTCATTTTCTGCTCTGCCGGGCCTGCGGCGTCGCCGTGGAGATGGAAAGCAACGCCATTACCGATGCCATTCAGGCCAATGCGGACAACGCCGGCTTTCAACTGGAAGGCCACTCCCTGGAGGTGACCGGCCTGTGCCCCGACTGCCGGGAGCATGCGCATGAGTGA
- a CDS encoding zinc ABC transporter substrate-binding protein: protein MLPPKPLLSFWFAGSAGGRGVGYALLLLWALAAPARAEVEVLTSIKPLALIAEAVVGDQGRVSHLLPPNASPHDYPLKVSDMQRLEQADLVLWVGEELETFLRRPLGNLPEDRRMTLLDLPALHWPDREEAHEGHGHETDHLGGHHHDHGGRDPHLWLNPENGRTIATALAERLAVLAPAQAEGFRARAAALAEVLEALDQRLESRLHPLSERPFAVYHEGYSHFVSHYHLNQVASVTVSPERRPGARHLYELRQQLQGAVCLFTEPYYDMSSARSLADELDLKLGELDLLGATESTDTYPELLEALGEAVATCLQ, encoded by the coding sequence ATGCTGCCACCCAAGCCCCTGTTGTCATTCTGGTTTGCCGGATCTGCCGGTGGACGCGGCGTCGGGTACGCGCTGCTTTTATTGTGGGCTCTGGCGGCACCGGCCCGGGCCGAGGTAGAGGTGTTGACCAGCATCAAACCGCTGGCGCTGATCGCCGAGGCGGTGGTGGGGGACCAGGGCCGGGTGAGCCACCTGTTGCCGCCCAACGCCTCCCCCCACGACTACCCACTGAAAGTCTCCGATATGCAGCGGCTGGAGCAGGCCGACCTGGTGCTCTGGGTGGGGGAGGAGCTGGAGACCTTTTTGCGCCGCCCCCTTGGCAACCTGCCCGAAGACCGCCGCATGACCCTGCTCGACTTGCCCGCCCTGCACTGGCCGGATCGGGAGGAGGCGCACGAAGGTCACGGCCATGAAACCGATCATTTGGGCGGGCATCATCACGACCACGGCGGCCGGGATCCTCATCTCTGGCTGAACCCGGAGAACGGTCGAACGATCGCCACCGCGCTGGCCGAGCGCCTGGCGGTACTGGCACCGGCCCAGGCCGAGGGCTTTCGGGCCAGAGCCGCGGCACTGGCTGAGGTGCTTGAGGCGCTGGATCAGCGCCTCGAGTCCCGGCTGCATCCGCTGAGTGAAAGACCCTTTGCGGTGTATCACGAGGGATACAGCCATTTTGTCAGCCACTACCACCTGAACCAGGTGGCCTCGGTCACCGTGTCCCCGGAGCGGCGTCCGGGGGCGCGACATCTGTACGAGCTTCGCCAGCAATTGCAGGGCGCTGTGTGCCTGTTCACCGAACCCTATTACGATATGAGCTCTGCCCGCAGCCTGGCGGATGAGCTCGACCTGAAACTCGGTGAGCTGGATCTGCTGGGCGCGACCGAGTCGACCGACACTTACCCCGAGCTGTTGGAAGCGCTCGGCGAGGCGGTGGCGACCTGTCTGCAGTAG
- the yihA gene encoding ribosome biogenesis GTP-binding protein YihA/YsxC yields MTTEINFRGATFEQSAPSIHQCPPENGLEVAFAGRSNAGKSSAINTLTDNSKLARTSKTPGRTQLINFFSVGEGQRLVDLPGYGYAKVARAMKEEWQRNLSEYLQERDCLQGLVLLMDIRHPMQEFDSMMINWAVEVEMPVHILLTKADKLKRGPANSTLLAVRKQMQAAGVSDLVTAQCFSSLKRTGVDDLKRKLTEWLTPVQEVAQESEDSEPRT; encoded by the coding sequence ATGACCACAGAGATCAACTTCCGCGGCGCCACATTTGAACAGAGCGCCCCCAGTATTCATCAGTGTCCACCGGAGAACGGGTTGGAAGTCGCCTTCGCGGGGCGCTCCAACGCGGGCAAATCCAGTGCCATCAACACCCTGACTGACAATTCCAAACTGGCCCGAACCAGCAAGACGCCCGGGCGCACCCAACTGATCAACTTTTTCAGCGTGGGCGAAGGCCAGCGCCTGGTGGATCTGCCCGGCTACGGCTACGCCAAAGTCGCCCGGGCCATGAAAGAGGAGTGGCAGCGCAACCTGTCCGAGTACCTTCAGGAACGCGACTGCCTGCAGGGGCTGGTGCTGCTGATGGACATCCGCCACCCCATGCAGGAATTTGACTCCATGATGATCAACTGGGCCGTGGAAGTGGAGATGCCGGTGCATATCCTGCTGACCAAGGCGGACAAGCTCAAGCGCGGGCCGGCCAACAGCACCCTGCTGGCCGTGCGCAAGCAGATGCAGGCGGCGGGCGTGAGCGATCTGGTGACCGCCCAGTGTTTTTCATCACTCAAGCGCACCGGGGTGGACGACCTGAAGCGCAAGCTGACCGAATGGCTGACGCCGGTGCAGGAAGTTGCACAGGAAAGTGAGGATTCTGAGCCCCGGACATAA